One genomic region from Argentina anserina chromosome 2, drPotAnse1.1, whole genome shotgun sequence encodes:
- the LOC126784777 gene encoding polypyrimidine tract-binding protein homolog 3: MAESSKVIHVRNVGHEISENDLLQLFQPFGVITKLVMLRAKNQALIQMQDLSAAVSALQFYANVQPAVRGRNVYVQFSSHQELTTMYQNAQGRGDEPNRILLVTVHHMLYPITVEVLHQVFFPHGFVEKIVTFQKSAGFQALIQFQSRQSAVAARTALQGRNIYDGCCQLDIQFSNLDELQVNYNNERSRDFTNPNLPSEQRGRSPQPGYGDQGGMYGMQATGARTAGFPQMPNAAAIAAAFGGGLPPGISGTNDRCTVLVSNLNPDRIDEDKLFNLFSIYGNIVRIKLLRNKPDHALVQMGDGFQAELAVHFLKGAMLFGKRLEVNFSKHPNITQGADTHEYMNSNLNRFNRNAAKNYRYCCSPTKMIHLSSLPQEVAEDEIVTHLEEIGTIVNTKLFEMNGKKQALVLFETEEQATEALVCKHATSLGGSIIRISFSQLQAI; this comes from the exons ATGGCAGAATCTTCTAAAGTCATTCACGTTCGGAATGTGGGGCATGAAATTTCTGAG AATGATTTGCTTCAGCTATTTCAGCCCTTTGGAGTCATAACTAAGCTTGTGATGCTTCGTGCAAAAAaccag GCTCTTATTCAAATGCAAGACTTGTCTGCTGCAGTAAGTGCATTGCAATTTTATGCAAATGTTCAACCTGCTGTAAG GGGAAGGAATGTTTATGTCCAGTTCTCATCTCATCAAGAACTAACAACAATGTATCAAAATGCTCAAGGACGAGGAGATGAG CCAAACCGAATTCTCTTAGTTACGGTCCACCACATGCTATATCCTATAACAGTGGAAGTGCTGCATCAAGTATTTTTTCCTCATGGATTTGTAGAGAAGATTGTCACGTTCCAGAAGTCAGCTG GTTTTCAAGCCCTCATTCAGTTTCAGTCCCGCCAAAGTGCTGTTGCAGCTAGAACTGCACTTCAG GGTCGCAATATTTATGATGGTTGCTGTCAGCTGGACATTCAGTTCTCAAA CCTTGACGAGTTGCAAGTGAACTACAATAATGAACGTTCAAG GGATTTTACAAATCCAAATCTGCCTTCAGAACAGAGAGGACGATCCCCACAA CCTGGATATGGTGATCAAGGAGGCATGTATGGCATGCAAGCTACTGGAGCTAGGACAG CTGGATTCCCACAG ATGCCAAACGCAGCTGCAATTGCTGCTGCCTTTGGTGGAGGTTTGCCTCCTGGTATCAGTGGGACAAATGACAGGTGCACAGTCCTCGTTTCAAATTTGAATCCTGAT AGAATAGATGAAGATAAgctttttaatttgttttccaTATATGGAAACATTGTGAGAATTAAGCTTCTTCGGAACAAACCAGATCATGCACTTGTCCAAATGGGTGATGGCTTCCAAGCTGAACTGGCTGTACACTTTTTAAAG GGTGCAATGCTGTTtgggaagcgattggaggtcAACTTCTCAAAGCATCCGAATATCACTCAGGGTGCTGACACTCATGAATACATGAATTCAAATCTCAACCGCTTCAACCGTAATGCTGCAAAGAACTACCGCTACTGCTGCTCACCTACAAAGATGATCCACTTGTCCTCTCTTCCACAGGAAGTCGCTGAAGATGAGATAGTGACCCACCTAGAGGAAATTGGTACCATTGTCAACACAAAGCTGTTTGAGATGAACGGGAAAAAGCAGGCATTGGTTCTGTTTGAAACTGAGGAGCAGGCCACTGAAGCCCTGGTGTGCAAGCATGCTACCTCGCTTGGTGGGTCAATAATCCGGATCTCTTTTTCACAGTTACAAGCAATATGA